A genome region from Lucilia cuprina isolate Lc7/37 chromosome 3, ASM2204524v1, whole genome shotgun sequence includes the following:
- the LOC111685389 gene encoding neuropeptide-like protein 31, whose product MKYFNVLCIFVIIALFAVNQAAELQDAESSLAAKSPEKRGIYGFGYGHGLGGYGGGYGLGHGLGGYGGHGYGYPSVGYAVHAAPLIGHGHGFGGFGYHGHGFYH is encoded by the exons atgaaatacTTC AACGTTTTGTGCATTTTCGTTATCATTGCCTTGTTTGCCGTCAATCAAGCAGCTGAATTGCAGGATGCTGAATCCTCGCTAGCGGCCAAGAGTCCTGAAAAACGTGGCATTTATGGCTTTGGCTATGGTCATGGTTTGGGCGGTTATGGTGGCGGCTATGGTCTTGGTCATGGTTTAGGCGGTTATGGCGGTCATGGCTATGGTTATCCTTCTGTCGGTTATGCTGTACATGCTGCTCCTCTTATTGGTCATGGTCATGGTTTTGGCGGTTTTGGTTATCATGGTCATGGTTTCTATCATTAA
- the LOC111685384 gene encoding ribonuclease Z, mitochondrial, with the protein MLLTALRNAVRGKTNELLKELLTQKPLTKSASNLKKSLKMSENTRVEESTTKDKLNSKPILRKERQQQANKKKTTPYIPGTVTLQILGAGSNGAPAAVYLFTDQSRYLFNCGEGTQRLAHEHKTKLARLEQIFVTRNTWPAIGGFPGLALTVQDAGVKELALHGPPYLENILYSMKRFVVLKNLQLKTVDCTQIQDFEDSVMSVKSVPLYRLSQAQQEEQTLLATASTEEQIAITYICKLKPRPGALNLEKCVEHGVPPGPLLGLLKNGIDVTLEDGTVVKSADVSEPNENPLEFMFLDIPSKDFLGNLQKHKEILLNTNINPDNTPQMPLIVHFSPAEVIQEELYQSFVKQFPARTQHIYLNNEQNTFSGYIAAHRIQYQLNLLNPKVFPLLAEASSWSNNLSAKLKKTKLAEDGLNGVEVVKESEDKDKHLRDLNAMSYYHFRPRKGLDRTLEAKLSPQEYIEETQVLQEFPTLLQKLKEDYKHLNEASLDVTIQYPVITFLGTGSCIPNKTRNVSSILIQAKEDSFILLDCGEGSLGQIQRFFGCAKAEEIVKNLKCIYVSHLHADHHIGLIGLLTERLKLLGNGEDMEKVLLLAPKQIEPWLNFYHERILNIKNSYELIGNAQIMEEALEFKENQENFGLVGIKTCLVKHCPHSFGVRVDVLNPQDLENPIKITYSGDTMPCQDLIDLGLNSQILIHEATMEDDLEEEAKIKTHSTISQAIQQGQLMQAQHTILTHFSQRYAKLPRLQLTASTTDTLDDKESKEAHTMQNVSIAFDNMQVFLKDLEYFHLMYPAMRALFAEHAEELEQKALKRELKLERKRKLLTT; encoded by the exons ATGTTGCTCACCGCCTTAAGAAACGCAGTGCGTGGCAAAACAAACGAACTACTCAAGGAACTTCTAACGCAAAAACCTTTAACAAAAAGTGCCTCAAAtctgaaaaaatctttaaaaatgtcGGAAAATACAAGAGTGGAAGAGTCAACAACAAAAGATAAATTGAATAGTAAACCCATTTTACGTAAGGAACGCCAACAGCAGgccaataaaaagaaaacaacacccTATATACCCGGCACTGTTACATTGCAAATTTTGGGTGCCGGCTCTAATGGTGCCCCAGCCGCTGTTTATTTGTTTACCGATCAATCACGTTATCTCTTCAATTGTGGTGAGGGTACACAACGTTTGGCTCAtgaacataaaacaaaattggcGAGATTAGAACAGATTTTTGTTACACGTAATACTTGGCCGGCTATAGGAGGTTTTCCCGGCTTGGCTTTGACAGTTCAGGATGCCGGCGTTAAGGAACTGGCTTTGCATGGTCCTCCCTATTTGGAGAATATTTTGTATTCGATGAAACGTTTTGTGGTGTTGAAGAATTTACAG CTCAAAACTGTTGATTGCACCCAAATCCAAGACTTTGAAGATTCCGTTATGTCAGTAAAATCAGTGCCTTTATATCGTCTTTCACAAGCCCAACAGGAGGAGCAAACTTTGCTAGCCACCGCCAGTACAGAAGAACAAATAGCCATTACCTATATATGTAAACTTAAACCTAGACCAGGAGCTTTAAATCTAGAAAAATGTGTAGAACATGGAGTGCCTCCCGGTCCTCTATTGGGTTTACTAAAAAATGGCATAGATGTTACTTTGGAGGATGGTACAGTGGTCAAATCTGCCGATGTTAGTGAACCCAATGAAAATCCTttagaatttatgtttttggaTATACCCTCAAAggattttttgggaaatttacaGAAGCATAAAGAGATTTTACTGAATACTAACATAAATCCCGATAATACTCCACAAATGCCTTTAATAGTACATTTCTCACCAGCAGAGGTGATACAAGAAGAATTATATCAAAGTTTTGTTAAACAGTTTCCCGCTAGAACCCAACATATTTATCTAAACAATGAGCAGAATACTTTTTCGGGTTATATAGCGGCTCATCGTATACAATATCAATTGAATTTACTAAATCCTAAAGTATTTCCTTTGCTAGCGGAGGCTTCAAGTTGGTCTAACAATTTAAGTGCAAAATTGAAGAAAACTAAATTGGCGGAAGACGGATTAAATGGTGTGGAAGTAGTAAAAGAAAGTGAGGATAAGGATAAACATTTAAGGGACTTAAATGCCATGAGTTATTATCATTTCCGCCCTAGGAAAG GTTTGGACCGCACTTTAGAGGCTAAACTCTCTCCCCAGGAGTATATAGAAGAGACACAAGTACTGCAGGAATTTCCCACTTTACTGCAAAAACTTAAAGAGGATTACAAACATCTAAACGAGGCCTCTCTGGACGTAACAATACAATATCCTGTGATAACATTTTTGGGTACTGGTTCTTGTATACCCAACAAGACGCGTAATGTTAGTTCTATCTTAATACAAGCCAAAGAAGATTCCTTTATACTGCTGGACTGTGGTGAGGGATCTCTAGGACAAATACAAAGATTCTTTGGTTGTGCTAAGGCCGAAGAAATAgtgaaaaatcttaaatgtatttatgtttcCCATTTACATGCTGATCATCATATTGGTTTAATTGGTTTACTAACAGAAAGACTGAAACTATTGGGTAATGGTGAAGATATGGAAAAGGTTCTACTGCTGGCACCCAAACAAATCGAACCTTGGCTGAATTTTTATCATGAacgtattttaaatataaaaaattcttatgaaTTGATAGGAAATGCACAAATAATGGAAGAAGCTTTAGAATTTAAGGAAAACCAAGAAAATTTTGGTTTGGTTGGTATAAAAACCTGTTTAGTGAAACATTGTCCTCACTCGTTTGGTGTCCGAGTGGATGTTTTAAATCCACAGGACTTGGAAAATCCCATTAAAATCACCTATAGTGGCGATACGATGCCCTGTCAAGATTTAATCGATTTAGGCTTAAATTCTCAAATATTAATACACGAGGCCACCATGGAAGATGATCTAGAGGAGGAGGCTAAAATCAAAACACACAGCACCATATCGCAGGCCATACAACAGGGTCAACTAATGCAGGCCCAACACACTATCTTAACACATTTTTCACAACGTTATGCCAAATTACCTAGACTGCAACTTACTGCCTCTACAACAGATACTCTAGACGATAAGGAATCGAAAGAAGCCCATACAATGCAAAATGTTTCAATAGCTTTTGATAATATGCaagtttttttaaaggatttagaatattttcatttaatgtaTCCCGCCATGAGAGCTTTATTTGCCGAACATGCTGAGGAATTGGAACAGAAAGCTCTTAAACGGGAACTCAAATTAGAAAGAAAACGTAAATTGTTAACAACTTAA